The following coding sequences are from one Aeromicrobium duanguangcaii window:
- a CDS encoding ABC transporter permease, whose translation MSATPATAEPRAHEKYPPPPPETPAERKGRLIALFVMPFLIVTMMYATYMGTMHNPHPRDLPVAVVGQGEVAQQFADKLEADSDGALDVRRVDDAAAAAELIRDQEIGGAIEIPVTGTVAKVHHAMASGASQATTVDKLLVPAAVANGWQVETNDLVPLPESDGTGTMVLFAAMGMMLAGYVPLSTLLAGLPNLLRVRRFLPIAVGWGALTSSLIWLILGPLVGAVDGHYPLFLGVGTLAVTAVGVSQLLFTKVLGPFAVLLGMLMWVIFGVPSSNLAMSVHTMPEFFQWLHEILPLPAAGEALRSVIYFDGDGFGRHVLTLAAWLVVALTLAIVKERRSGHLVVGGPLYTEPDAPLAALPGGPVAPYRTRLVAVAMFPLAIMITVVTLMSFSMHEAKVADMPVAVVGPAAQAGAFVDGVEPQLGEFVDLRVVDSAAEAEDLVRSQEIVAAYVLPSAAGQDPTLVTAGGAGSSQQSAVTQMFDAVAAGSGSELAHDDIAPLSDDDVNGSNSLYVGMGWIMAGFLFFAVMRGGAPDLTRTRQLLPLVAGWSVGISVWLWFLYDVLIGAVNGHALELIGFGALTVFAVAWASAAVIRVFGLGGLVPVMIVVMLAGVPASGGGLSLYMVPEFFRPLADILPLPAAVDIARSAVYLDGVGIGRDVMVIAIWGLVGLAVNFLVVDPWLNRNGARPPAPLGPRHMPERGKAKAPVDTEDDLVVAGAEPRRPGSRRRN comes from the coding sequence GTGTCAGCAACCCCAGCGACGGCCGAGCCGCGCGCCCACGAGAAGTACCCGCCGCCCCCGCCGGAGACGCCGGCTGAGCGCAAGGGCCGCCTCATCGCGCTGTTCGTCATGCCGTTCCTGATCGTCACGATGATGTACGCGACGTACATGGGGACGATGCACAACCCGCACCCGCGCGACCTTCCGGTCGCCGTCGTCGGTCAGGGCGAGGTCGCGCAACAGTTCGCCGACAAGCTCGAGGCCGACTCCGACGGTGCCCTCGACGTTCGCCGCGTCGATGACGCCGCGGCGGCTGCGGAGCTGATCCGTGACCAGGAGATCGGCGGCGCGATCGAGATCCCGGTGACCGGCACGGTCGCGAAGGTTCACCACGCCATGGCCTCCGGTGCCTCGCAGGCCACCACCGTCGACAAGCTCCTCGTGCCGGCAGCGGTCGCCAACGGGTGGCAGGTCGAGACCAACGACCTCGTGCCCCTGCCGGAGTCCGACGGCACGGGCACCATGGTGCTGTTCGCGGCGATGGGCATGATGTTGGCCGGATACGTGCCGCTGAGCACGCTCCTCGCCGGCCTGCCGAACCTGCTGCGCGTGCGGCGCTTCCTTCCGATCGCCGTCGGCTGGGGCGCCCTGACCAGCTCGCTGATCTGGCTCATCCTGGGACCCCTCGTCGGAGCGGTGGACGGGCACTACCCGCTGTTCCTGGGCGTCGGAACGCTCGCGGTGACGGCGGTGGGCGTCTCGCAGTTGCTGTTCACCAAGGTGCTCGGACCGTTCGCCGTCCTCCTGGGCATGCTGATGTGGGTGATCTTCGGCGTCCCGTCGTCGAACCTGGCGATGTCGGTCCACACCATGCCCGAGTTCTTCCAGTGGCTGCACGAGATCCTGCCGCTGCCTGCCGCCGGTGAGGCGCTCCGGTCAGTCATCTACTTCGATGGCGACGGCTTCGGCAGGCACGTGCTGACGCTCGCCGCATGGCTGGTCGTCGCGCTCACCCTGGCGATCGTGAAGGAGCGCCGCTCCGGCCACCTCGTCGTGGGCGGCCCGCTCTACACCGAGCCGGACGCACCGCTGGCCGCCCTGCCGGGAGGTCCCGTGGCGCCCTACCGCACGCGCTTGGTGGCGGTCGCGATGTTCCCGCTGGCCATCATGATCACGGTCGTCACCTTGATGAGCTTCTCGATGCACGAGGCCAAGGTCGCCGACATGCCCGTCGCCGTGGTCGGCCCCGCCGCCCAGGCCGGTGCCTTCGTCGACGGCGTCGAGCCGCAGCTCGGCGAGTTCGTCGACCTGCGGGTCGTGGACTCCGCGGCCGAGGCCGAGGACCTGGTCCGCAGCCAGGAGATCGTGGCGGCCTACGTGCTGCCGTCGGCGGCCGGTCAGGATCCGACGCTGGTCACGGCCGGTGGCGCGGGCTCCAGTCAGCAGTCGGCCGTCACGCAGATGTTCGACGCCGTCGCCGCCGGGTCGGGTTCTGAGCTGGCGCACGATGACATCGCCCCGCTGAGCGACGACGACGTCAACGGCAGCAACAGCCTGTACGTCGGCATGGGCTGGATCATGGCGGGCTTCCTGTTCTTCGCCGTGATGCGCGGTGGCGCCCCGGACCTGACCCGCACGCGCCAGCTGTTGCCGCTAGTGGCGGGCTGGTCCGTGGGGATCTCGGTGTGGCTCTGGTTCCTCTACGACGTCCTGATCGGCGCCGTGAACGGCCACGCCCTCGAGCTGATCGGCTTCGGCGCCCTGACGGTCTTCGCCGTCGCCTGGGCGAGCGCGGCGGTGATCCGGGTCTTCGGACTGGGTGGCCTGGTCCCGGTGATGATCGTCGTGATGCTGGCCGGCGTGCCGGCCTCCGGCGGCGGCCTGTCGCTCTACATGGTGCCGGAGTTCTTCCGTCCGCTCGCCGACATCCTGCCGTTGCCCGCAGCCGTCGACATCGCCCGTTCGGCGGTCTATCTGGACGGAGTCGGCATCGGTCGCGACGTCATGGTCATCGCGATCTGGGGCCTGGTCGGCCTCGCGGTGAACTTCCTCGTCGTGGATCCCTGGCTTAACCGGAACGGGGCGCGCCCGCCGGCGCCCCTGGGCCCGCGCCACATGCCCGAGCGGGGCAAGGCGAAGGCACCCGTCGACACCGAGGACGACCTCGTCGTCGCCGGCGCTGAACCGCGCCGCCCGGGGTCGCGCCGCCGGAACTGA